A single Fusarium oxysporum Fo47 chromosome IV, complete sequence DNA region contains:
- a CDS encoding mitochondrial 18 KDa protein-domain-containing protein → MSWWGKSKDPKPEEKKTEAAQIKDTIVEKLPSKDQLPESVQEAVNKTGRDGNVFDDITDGYGPDSTDTNFRYAAYATRIRTILLSAHRYVAYTSDIGESFRPVAHPNLVRAAYGVSWLYLIGDVSYEGYKSYWHNQRVLNPKVQLSPRQEKVTGLPATETRLIEPGTVPPLEDYRTVMVQRAIFQSVASMGLPAFTIHSVVRYSGRAMKNMKNQVIRTWAPIGLGLAVVPFLPAMFDEPVENAVEWAFHKGFETFGGKAAVGNAPTTGREDLLAKRPKEKEL, encoded by the exons ATGTCTTGGTGGGGCAAATCAAAAGACCCCAAGCcggaggagaagaagaccgaagcagctcagatcaaggacactatcgttgagaagcttcCCTCAAAGGATCAGCTACCAGAGAGTGTTCAGGAAGCTGTCAACAAGACAGGAAGAGACGGAAATGTCTTTGACGACATAACCGATGGCTA TGGCCCCGACTCAACCGACACCAATTTTCGATATGCTGCCTATGCTACGCGAATTAGAACAATTCTTTTATCTGCGCATCGATACGTCGCCTACACCTCAGATATAGGAGAGTCGTTCCGTCCCGTAGCTCACCCCAACCTCGTTCGCGCTGCCTACGGTGTATCTTGGTTGTATCTTATTGGCGATGTTTCGTATGAAGGTTACAAGTCATACTGGCACAATCAACGTGTGTTGAACCCCAAGGT GCAACTCTCTCCTAGACAAGAGAAGGTTACTGGCCTTCCTGCCACCGAGACACGCCTGATCGAGCCGGGTACAGTGCCACCGCTTGAAGACTATCGCACTGTCATGGTCCAGCGCGCAATCTTCCAGAGTGTCGCGAGTATGGGACTGCCTGCTTTCACTATTCATAGTGTTGTGAGGTATTCTGGCCGAGCcatgaagaacatgaagAACCAGGTCATCAGGACATGGGCTCCAATTGGTCTGGGCCTCGCAGTGGTTCCCTTCCTCCCAGCTATGTTCGACGAGCCTGTCGAGAACGCTGTTGAGTGGGCGTTCCACAAAGGATTCGAGACATTTGGGGGTAAGGCCGCAGTAGGCAATGCGCCTACGACAGGTCGTGAGGATTTGCTGGCCAAGCGGCCAAAGGAGAAGGAACTGTAA
- a CDS encoding Rad4 transglutaminase-like domain-containing protein: MASSNTPEAQDTSYVEMHDKNEAALIGKHCEYDYCNQLDFLPFFCQSCRKTFCLDHRSEGAHKCTNPGAWAERKRQRELAQPSIGQGKILRDKVSQKPCASPECKTTIGTSLTPGVHCQTCNRDYCLKHRLKEDHNCSNLVPIGARPMQFDVGQKTKTAFDKLRAWGTAKKEQAGRALPKPKPSSASARIIAVNNLKKTAKGDDKTPVEKRVYIYVEAEAETAKAKFPKGEFFYNKDWVVGRVLDAAARSLQVQNINNQSSDEKDKLRVFHVEGGRILEYNEKVGTALQSGNTVVLLRGVGPATPDLIEAPKCDNLIYDIKMPPLVPRKRLRESPPPGEGRASKAAKEKPDSSRRKATLYDDLDASATPNSNSILHGFGNDDDDESSLTSLSEDEFEDVMPPNQLKGKEEDSEDDEDIEFEDVQAPVAPLPDAPVTSGDLELTLTRDTRISLTNTFDRKGPSKRERKVRHATHCVHVMLLLWHNAIRNAWLCDPEVQATMISHLPPRLWDEVDRWRRNSGLEKKPTPKKPAKENAKSKGKGKKVQDRKSRDWGAEAERLEEGAVDMSHGDPLFRLMQTLSAWWKQRFRVTAPGLRKWGYMSLERLDRLTKAQKVEPHDPEQFGEKISNLEDFRHHARTCEGSRDVGAQLFTALLRGLDLEARMVANLPCLGFGWNKLEEAEPEKSVSADQINETPEKKAKTATKSAVTAKKKSTKKTKEPTRNPTRKTRPKTEVESDPDDLELEYKDTDDESVVEMDVTLRKTSAKTPTKKYDADMEFPHYWTEVISPVTNKCLPVDAIVKNVVGTNRDLIESLEPRGAKADKARQIMAYIVAYSRDGTGKDVTVRYLKRNMLPGRTKGVRMTPEKVPVYNRHGKVKRYDQFDWFKTAISGYLRGSKDQPVTEVDEMEEATDLKPAKPEKKEIKEGQETLQYYKQSKEFVLERHLKREEALRPGAKGVKVFKNKGKGGKVEDEDVFLRSDVLNVKSAETWHKQGRAPLAGEQPLKRVPYRAATINRRREIMEAEAATGQKVLQGLYSWEQTDWIIPPPIKDGVIPKNEYGNIDLFAEHMCPEGAVHVPFRGAMRVCKKLQIDYAEAVVDFEFGHRMAVPVIQGVVIAEENHDMVMVELEKDEAERARKEDEKRRKKALAQWRRFLMGMRIAERIRQEYGEITDEISVFGHARDSVQTKKQPQVEDEEMAGGFLPEGYVEEEEEEEPQAHHTSSFFPAVDEDDDGDDGLVMEHDGADQQRVMMQMEVDSKQEPSPESQVEAGSESEPEPRPVNTKFDAGLKHEEEEEEEPKLDPQSEAESEPPQTSARIRRRGPANVAKEKPSAGRATRRSTRSGRKVVSYDEDAMEEEDEVGDSYAESEDDE, from the exons ATGGCGTCATCAAACACACCAGAAGCTCAGGATACTAGCTACGTCGAAATGCACGACAAAAACGAAGCCGCGCTGATCGGCAAGCACTGCGAATATGACTACTGCAACCAACTCGACTTTCTCCCTTTTTTCTGTCAATCATGCCGAAAGACATTTTGTCTCGATCACCGAAGCGAAGGGGCACATAAATGTACAAATCCCGGTGCGTGGGCGGAGCGAAAGCGCCAGAGAGAGCTTGCGCAGCCAAGCATTGGACAAGGAAAGATTCTAAGGGACAAGGTGTCCCAAAAGCCTTGCGCATCGCCTGAATGCAAGACCACAATCGGCACATCTTTGACGCCTGGTGTACACTGTCAAACGTGCAACCGAGATTACTGCCTGAAGCATCGTCTAAAGGAGGACCACAATTGCAGTAATTTAGTACCCATCGGGGCTCGGCCTATGCAATTCGATGTTGGTCAGAAGACAAAGACGGCATTCGACAAACTGCGCGCATGGGGTACAGCAAAGAAAGAGCAAGCTGGCAGAGCTTTGCCCAAACCAAAGCCAAGCTCTGCCTCAGCACGTATCATTGCTGTAAACAACCTGAAGAAGACAGCCAAAGGCGACGACAAGACAcctgttgagaagagagtgTATATCTATGTGGAAGCCGAGGCAGAAACAGCAAAAGCCAAGTTTCCTAAGGGGGAGTTCTTCTACAACAAGGATTGGGTTGTTGGCCGAGTTCTGGATGCTGCAGCAAGGAGCCTGCAGGTacaaaacatcaacaaccaaaGTTCAGACGAGAAGGACAAGCTTCGCGTCTTCCACGTTGAAGGAGGCAGAATTTTGGAGTATAACGAAAAGGTTGGAACGGCGTTGCAGAGTGGAAATACTGTGGTTTTGTTGCGTGGCGTTGGACCAGCTACCCCAGACCTGATTGAGGC CCCAA AATGCGACAATCTTATTTATGATATCAAGATGCCTCCTTTAGTACCACGCAAACGCTTGCGTGAGTCGCCACCACCTGGAGAAGGCAGAGCATCAAAAGCAGCCAAAGAGAAGCCCGATTCATCACGGCGCAAAGCAACACTGTACGATGATTTGGACGCATCTGCGACACCTAACTCAAACTCGATCCTCCATGGATTCGgaaatgatgatgatgatgaaagctCTTTGACATCGTTGTCAGAAGATGAATTCGAGGACGTTATGCCACCAAATCAACtgaaaggcaaggaagaagattctgaggatgatgaagacatTGAGTTTGAGGATGTCCAAGCACCAGTTGCACCATTACCAGACGCCCCGGTAACTTCCGGGGACTTGGAATTGACACTTACAAGGGACACCAGAATCTCACTCACAAACACATTCGACAGAAAGGGACCCTCAAAACGTGAGAGGAAGGTCCGGCATGCCACACACTGCGTTCACGTCATGTTGCTTCTATGGCACAATGCTATCCGAAATGCATGGCTTTGTGATCCCGAAGTCCAGGCGACTATGATCTCTCATCTTCCGCCAAGACTCTGGGATGAGGTGGATCGATGGAGGCGCAACAGTGGTCTAGAAAAGAAGCCGACACCTAAGAAGCCAGCAAAGGAAAACGCAAAATCGAAAGGTAAAGGCAAAAAGGTCCAGGATCGAAAGTCGCGCGACTGGGGTGCAGAGGCTGAGAGATTGGAAGAGGGGGCTGTTGATATGAGTCATGGAGACCCCCTATTTCGACTTATGCAAACATTGTCAGCTTGGTGGAAACAGCGTTTTCGAGTCACAGCGCCAGGGTTGAGGAAATGGGGATATATGTCCCTTGAGCGATTAGACCGTCTTACGAAAGCGCAAAAAGTCGAACCTCATGACCCAGAGCAATTTGGTGAGAAGATCTCAAACCTGGAGGATTTCAGACATCATGCGCGAACATGTGAAGGGAGTAGAGATGTAGGCGCCCAGCTATTTACAGCTTTGCTTCGTGGACTGGACCTCGAAGCACGAATGGTCGCAAACTTGCCTTGTCTAGGCTTTGGATGGAATAAACTTGAGGAGGCCGAGCCAGAAAAGAGTGTAAGTGCGGATCAGATAAACGAGACacccgagaagaaggcgaaAACGGCGACAAAGAGCGCGGTTacggcaaagaagaagtcaacGAAGAAAACGAAAGAGCCCACGAGAAATCCGACACGGAAAACACGACCCAAAACTGAGGTTGAAAGCGACCCAGATGATCTGGAGCTTGAGTATAAGGACACTGATGATGAATCTGTCGTTGAGATGGATGTCACGCTAAGGAAGACATCGGCTAAGACACCGACCAAAAAATATGACGCCGACATGGAGTTCCCACACTATTGGACAGAAGTCATATCACCAGTCACTAACAAATGCCTGCCCGTTGATGCTATCGTCAAAAACGTTGTTGGAACAAACCGAGATCTCATCGAATCATTGGAACCCCGTGGAGCCAAGGCCGACAAAGCACGTCAAATCATGGCATACATCGTGGCTTATTCACGAGATGGAACCGGCAAGGATGTCACAGTCAGATATCTGAAACGGAATATGCTTCCTGGCCGTACCAAGGGAGTGAGGATGACACCAGAGAAAGTCCCCGTCTACAACCGTCATGGGAAGGTTAAGAGATATGACCAGTTTGACTGGTTCAAAACCGCAATATCTGGATATCTTAGAGGCAGCAAAGACCAGCCTGTAACCGAAGtcgatgagatggaagaagcaACAGATCTGAAGCCTGCCAAGCCcgaaaagaaggagatcaaggagggCCAGGAGACATTACAATACTACAAGCAGTCCAAGGAGTTTGTCCTCGAGCGGCACTTGAAGCGTGAAGAGGCACTCAGGCCTGGAGCCAAGGGTGTCAAAGTGTTCAAAAACAAGGGCAAAGGTGGCAAggtcgaggatgaggacgtGTTCCTTCGCAGCGATGTTCTGAACGTCAAGAGTGCCGAGACCTGGCATAAACAGGGACGTGCACCACTGGCAGGAGAGCAGCCATTGAAGAGGGTACCCTACCGCGCAGCTACGATAAATCGCCGGCGAGAAATCATGGAAGCAGAAGCTGCCACAGGACAAAAGGTCCTGCAGGGGCTCTACAGCTGGGAGCAAACCGACTGGATCATTCCACCACCGATCAAGGACGGCGTTATCCCCAAGAACGAATACGG GAATATCGATTTGTTTGCTGAACATATGTGCCCTGAGGGTGCTGTGCATGTACCCTTCCGAGGGGCTATGCGTGTTTGTAAGAAGTTACAAATCGACTATGCGGAAGCCGTTGTGGACTTTGAATTTGGTCACCGAATGGCTGTGCCTGTTATCCAGGGAGTTGTGATTGCTGAAGAGAACCACGACATGGTGATGGTAGAGctcgagaaggatgaggcAGAGCGCGCACgaaaagaagatgagaaacgACGAAAGAAGGCGTTAGCTCAATGGCGTCGCTTCCTCATGGGCATGCGTATTGCGGAACGAATTCGACAAGAGTATGGCGAAATTACTGATGAAATATCAGTGTTTGGACATGCTAGAGACTCGGTCCAGACCAAGAAGCAACCAcaggttgaggatgaagagatggcTGGCGGATTTCTTCCAGAGGGGTAtgtggaagaagaggaggaagaggaacCCCAGGCTCACCACACTTCGAGCTTCTTccctgctgttgatgaggacgacgacGGCGATGATGGGCTAGTGATGGAGCACGATGGCGCAGATCAGCAAAGAGTAATGATGCAGATGGAGGTTGACAGCAAACAAGAACCGAGCCCGGAATCGCAGGTCGAAGCAGGGTCGGAGTCTGAACCGGAGCCTCGACCGGTGAACACAAAGTTTGATGCAGGGCTGAAGcatgaagaggaagaggaagaggaacCCAAACTGGATCCGCAATCCGAGGCGGAGTCTGAGCCGCCACAAACGAGTGCAAGGATAAGGAGGCGAGGTCCAGCAAATGTGGCCAAGGAAAAGCCTTCAGCTGGACGTGCAACGAGACGGTCAACACGGAGCGGGCGGAAAGTTGTCTCgtatgatgaagatgcaatggaagaagaagatgaggtaGGAGATTCATATGCTGAATCTGAGGACGATGAGTAG